DNA from Candidatus Tanganyikabacteria bacterium:
CTCGAATTCCTCCAGTTGCTGGGAGATGAGGCGCGAGAGCTTCTCGAGTTCGGCGGCGGACTCGCCGGATTCCTGGGCGTGGAAGATCACGACCTCGATGGGCCCGGCCGCGGCGTGCTTCTTGAGGATGTAGGCCAGCATGTTGACGACCCGGTCGGGTTCGAACTCCTTGATGCACACCGCCAGTCGCGGCAACTCCTCGGGCAGATCGCGGCACCCGCGCAGCCGGCCCATCCCCAGGCGCAGATCCGGAACCTTGACCATGCGCCCTTCCACGATGCCCAGGCGGTACATCCCCATGACCAGCAGGACGGCCAGGAAGAGCTGCAGGCCGAGATTGCGTGCCTGGTGGTCCGTGAGCACCAGCGTCACCTCGGCTACCAGCAGCAGGGCGGCGCCGATGAGCGGCGGAACCGGGATGTCCCGGTTCTGCCAGTTGAAGGTCCAGCGCGACAGGAATTCGGCCCGCCCCACCTTGCCCGGGTGGTAGAGCCGCGTGAGGACGACGCCGGCGCAATACGAGATCATCACGCCCAGGAAGGCCATGCCGTAGATCGCGCCCAGTTGATCGACGTTGCCGGGAAAGACCGCCATCATCGCCAGACAGACCGCCATGAAGGGCAAGGCGACGTAAGGGTACCCCTTGAACGCGGGAATCCGCGCGCTCCAGCGCTGCAGGACCAGCGCCGGCAGGTTGCCCTGCTGGCCCATCGTGGTCATCAAGCCGGTGGCGCCGGCGTATGCGGTGTTGACGGCCGCGAACAGCGTCAGCATGGCGTTCAGTACCAGCGCGACCACCCACGGGTTGCCGCCCTCGATCAGGGCGAGGCCGGTCATGAGGTTGTTGCGGTAGCTCTCGATCATCGGCTCGGGCAGCAGGGCGATGATGAGCAGCGACGACACCGGGGACGTGAAGCTCACCAGCACAACGATCGTCGTGTAGATGCGGCGCACCGAGCGGGAGATGGGCCGCTCGATCTCCTCGACGATTTGCGCGGCCGACTCGAAGCCCGTGATGCCCAGGAAGGCCGACGCGAAACCCAGCAGGACCCCGTACGCGGTCAGTTGCCCGAAGCCCTGGGTCAGGCGCTCCCAGTGGGCGCCCTGCGTCAGGGCGATCCACAGGCCCCAGACGTCCATCACGATGAGCATCGCGAAGTGGAAGACCGCGATGACGAACACCACGCGGGTGGACTCCTTGAGCCCCCACAGGTTGAGAATGGCGAAGGTCACCACCGGGATGGCGGCCACGGCGAAGATGCCCCAGAGCGGCCAGGCGCCGCCCCACAGCGAAGACAGGTAGTAGGCGCCGGCCAGCGCGCTCACGACCGCCGTGGCCAGGTACGACAGGATGGTCAGCGAGCCGACCACCAGGCCCGAACGCCGGCCCACCGTCTGCAGCATCATGGCGTAGGCGCCGCCGTTGACCGGGTTGACCGAGGTGCCTTCCTGGTAGGTGGACTTGAAGATCCACATCGTGACGACGACCGCCAGCACGAAGAAGGGCGCCGCGTAACCCACATGGGGCAAGAGCACGCCCGTGCTGTAG
Protein-coding regions in this window:
- a CDS encoding APC family permease, with the protein product MNPASLQRGPHAVLPWYLAAGLVGADIGTSVFYSTGVLLPHVGYAAPFFVLAVVVTMWIFKSTYQEGTSVNPVNGGAYAMMLQTVGRRSGLVVGSLTILSYLATAVVSALAGAYYLSSLWGGAWPLWGIFAVAAIPVVTFAILNLWGLKESTRVVFVIAVFHFAMLIVMDVWGLWIALTQGAHWERLTQGFGQLTAYGVLLGFASAFLGITGFESAAQIVEEIERPISRSVRRIYTTIVVLVSFTSPVSSLLIIALLPEPMIESYRNNLMTGLALIEGGNPWVVALVLNAMLTLFAAVNTAYAGATGLMTTMGQQGNLPALVLQRWSARIPAFKGYPYVALPFMAVCLAMMAVFPGNVDQLGAIYGMAFLGVMISYCAGVVLTRLYHPGKVGRAEFLSRWTFNWQNRDIPVPPLIGAALLLVAEVTLVLTDHQARNLGLQLFLAVLLVMGMYRLGIVEGRMVKVPDLRLGMGRLRGCRDLPEELPRLAVCIKEFEPDRVVNMLAYILKKHAAAGPIEVVIFHAQESGESAAELEKLSRLISQQLEEFEFFETKDFILTVKVLPGNLDEVLPEYFRANPVTVVYIGTGTDAMQSERLRDHLSNELELNVNRIDEDALPKGPGIWFQQWLAERTGGAGQIEV